The Streptomyces sp. ICC1 DNA window CGCGGACCGGCTGCGCGTGGGGGACTCCCTCGACTTCTGGCGGGTCGAGGAGATCGTCCCGGGCCGGCTGCTGCGCCTGCGCGCGGAGATGCGGCTGCCCGGACTGGCCTGGCTCGAACTCCACGCGGACCCGCCGTCCCCGGCGGGCGCGGGCTCCCGCTACCGGCAGCGGGCGCTGTTCCACCCGCGCGGCCTGCTGGGCCACCTGTACTGGTGGAGCGTGTCCCCGTTCCACGCCGTCGTCTTCGGCGGCATGGCCCGCAACATCGCCCGCGCGGCGGAGCGCCACGCGGACACCCCGTAGGAGCCGGCACCGCGCAAGGCGACACCGCGCAAGGCGACACCGCGCGAGGGCCGGCATCCGGACGAGACGGCCCGGACGAGACGGCACCCGGACGAGACGGCCCGGATCGCATCCGGGCCGGGGGCCGCGGGCGAATCACTTGTGAAGAACCGTCCCCCACCCCTCTGCGGAGCGAGCCCCATGAACGTCGCGGTGGTCCTCTACACGTCCGACTTGCGGCTGCACGACCATCCGCCGATGCGCGCCGCCCTGTCCTCCTGCGGCCGGGTGGTCCCGCTCTTCGTGCGCGACCCCGCGGTCGCGGCGCCGCCCAACCGGCTGGCCTTCCTCGCCGACTGCCTCGCCGACCTCGACGCGGGTCTGCGCGCCCGGGGCGGCCGCCTCGTCGTCCGCTCCGGCGACACCGTCGCCGCGACCGCCGCCCTCGTACGGCAGGCCGACGCCGACGAGGTGCACATGGCCGCCGGTGTCAGCACCTTCGCCCACGCCCGCGAGGAGAGGCTGCGGGCCGCCCTCGAAGCCGAAGGCCGGCGGCTCTACGTGCACGACGCCGTGATCACCGCCGTGGCCCCCGGAGCCGTCCTCCCGGCCGGCCGCTCCGACCACTTCGCCGTCTTCACCCCCTACCACCGCCGCTGGGAGCAGCAGCCGCTGCGCGCCGCCGCCCCGGCCCCGCGCGCGATCCGGGTACCGGCCGCCGTCTCCTCGGAGCCGCTGCCCGAGCGCGCCGCCGTCCCCGACACCTCCCCGGGCCTCGCCCCCGGCGGCGAGCACGAGGCGCGCCGGCTGCTGGCCGGCTGGCTGCGCTCCGGCATCTCCCGCTACGCCGAGACGCACGACGACCTCGCCGGGGACGCCACCTCCCGGCTCTCCCCGCACCTGCACTTCGGCACGCTGTCGGCCACCGAGGCCGTCCACCGGGCCCGCGCGGCCGGCGGGCCCGGCGCGGACGCCTTCGTACGCCAGTTGTGCTGGCGCGACTTCCACCACCAGGTGCTCGCCGCCCGGCCCGGCGCGGCCGCCCGGGACTACCGTCCCCGCCACGACCGGTGGCGCACCGGACCCGCCGCCGACGAAGAGGTCCAGGCCTGGAAGGACGGCCGCACCGGCTACCCGGTGGTCGACGCGGCCATGCGCCAACTGGCCCACGAGGGCTGGATGCACAACCGGGGCCGGCTGCTCGCCGCGAGCTTCCTCGCCAAGACCCTGTACGTCGACTGGCGCGTCGGCGCCCGCCACTTCATGGACCTCCTCGTGGACGGGGACCTCGCCAACAACCAGCTCAACTGGCAATGGGTGGCGGGCACGGGCACCGACTCCCGCCCCAACCGGGTCCTCAACCCGGTCCGCCAGGGCCTGCGTTACGACCCCACCGGCGCCTACGTGCACCGCTGGGTCCCCGAGCTCGCCGGACTCCCCGCGCCGCGCGTGCACGAGCCCTGGCGGCTGGAGGGACTGGAGCGGGCCCGCTACGACTACCCCGACCCGGTGGTCGAACTCGCCGACGGCCTCGACCGCTTTCGCAGGGGCCGGTCGGGATGACGGCCCCCGGCCCCGCCGCGCCGTACGGTGGACGGGTGGAGCCCGAACCCCCGCAGCCCCCGCCCGCCGCGCTCGCCACCGGAGCCGTCGCCCGGCACCTCGGGGTCTCCCCGACCACGCTGCGCTCGTGGGAGCGGCGCTACGCCCTCGGCCCGGCCCGCCGCGAAGACGGCCGGCACCGGCGCTGGACCCCCGGGGACGTCGCCCGCCTGGAGCTGATGTGCCGCCTCACCGCCCAGGGCGTGCCCCCGTCCGAAGCCGCCCGGGTCGCGCGGGGCACGCCGGCCGCCGCCCCCGCCGGGCCGTCGGGCGCCGCCACACCGGGCGGGCCCCGTGCGCTGCGCCTCGGGGACGTCCGCCCGGAGTGCCGGGGGCTCGCGCGGGCCGCCGTACGACTGGACGCGCCCGCCGTGGAGGACCTGCTGGCCGCGACCCTCGCGGAGCTGGGCCTGCTCACCGCCTGGGAGGAGGTCATCGCGCCGACCCTGCACGCGGTCGGCCGCAAGTGGGCCTCCGCCGGGGAGCGTTACGTCGAAGTGGAGCACCTGCTGTCCTGGCACGTCTCCTCCGCCCTGCGCCGGATCCGCCCCGCTCCGGAGCGCCTCCCGGCCCCGCCCGTGCTCCTGGCCTGCGCGCCGGGGGAGCAGCACAGCCTGCCGATGGAGGCGTTGACCGCGGCCCTCGGCGAACGGGCCCTGCCGGTCCGGATGTTCGGCCCGGCCCTGCCCTCGGACGCCCTGCACGAGGCCGTGCGGCGGACCGGCCCGCGGGCCGTCGTCCTGTGGGCGCAGTCCCGTACGACCGCGGACGCGTCCCTGGCCAGGTCGGTCGCGGGCATCGAGTGGGGGCCGCGCGGCGCCCGGGGACACTCGGCGCTGCTGCTCGCCGGGCCGGGCTGGTCCGCCGGATCGGCGTCCGCGTCCGCGTCCGCCGCGCCGCTCCCGCGCACCGAGCGGCTGTTCGGGCTCCGCTCGGGGGTGGCCGTCATCGAAGCGGTTGCGGCGGGCCGGTTTCCATCGACTGCCGCAGGACGTGGAGCGCCCGCCGCATATGGCTCTTGACGGTGCCGGGCGGGAGCCCGGTGCGGTCCGCGATCTGCGACTGGGTCAGGTCCGCGTAGAAGGCGAGCCGCAGCACCCGCTGCTGCGCCGACGGCAGCCGGGCCAGCTCACCGAGCACCAGCACCCGCTCCACGGCCCGCTCCGGCCCCGGCTCCGCCTCGCACCGGGCCTGGGCGCAGACGCGCGCGGCGGCCTCGGCCGCCCGGGCCCGCCGGGTCCGCGCCTCCAGGGCGTCGGCCACCTTGTGCCGGGTGATGCCGGTCAGCCACGCCCCGAAGCCGCCCGGTCCGGGCCGGTAGCCGCGGCGGCCCCGCCAGGCGGCGAGGAAGACCTGCTGCGTCACGTCCTCGGCCTCCCGCTCGTCGCCGAGCGAGCGCCGGGCGAGCGCGTGCACCAGCGGCCGCCAGCGGCGGTAGACCGCGGCCACGCACTCCTCGTCGCCGGCCGCGAAACCCGCCGCGACGCGTGTGTCGGCCGGCGCGCCGGACCCCGGTTCGGTGGATGCGACGGGCCGCTCGTCGTCCTGGTCGTCCATGCCCCGAGCCTCGCGAGAGCGGACGCCCCGGCCAACTTGCATCGCTTGCGCATCGATTTCCCCGACGTCAGCCCGCCGCACCGCCCGAACCGGTGTGCAGCGTCGGTTGCGACAGGTGGACCAGCGCCACGGCCAGCACCAGCACGCCGGCGGGCAGCAGCAGCCACCCCACGGCCCACCCGGTCCGCACGAGCAGCGCCCCGGCCAGGCCGCCCGCGAACATCGACGCGACCGACAACACCGGGCGCCGCCAGGCCACCGTTCCGTATCCGAAGGCCCGGTCCCGGCCGATGGCCGAACCGCCGAGGAAGGCCGTCATGGAGCGGGTCACCAGGGTGGTCGGCACCCCGGGCAGGTTCACCCGCAGGCTCGTCACGTTCCGCATCCCCATCGCCAGTGACAGGAGCGCGGAGACGACCAGTTGGCGGCCCGTCGGAGCCCCGAAGCGCGGCGCCACCCCCCATCCGGCGGCCGCGGCCGACAGGAGCAGCACCGCCTCGGCCGACAGCCCGGTCACGAACCAGCGTCGGCCCCGGTCCTCCGTGAAGGCCTCCAGGCGGGCCCCGCACACCGCTCCGAGGGCGAACGCGGTCAGCGAGACGGCGGGTGCCAGCGCGGGCACCGGGCCCGCGTGGGCCACCCCGAAGGCCAGGAACAGCACGTTGCCCGTCTGCATCGCCGTGAAGACGGGCCCGAGCGCCAGCAGGCTGACCGCCTCGATCAGCCCGGTGACACCGGTCAGCACCAGGAACAGGACGGTCAGCGGCGGTCGCGGCGGACGGGCACCCAGGTTCATGAGGCCAGACAGTGACAGGTCCGGCCCGCCCGCCCGGCGCCGACATGCCGCAGGCACTAGGGTCCGCAGGGTGAGCGACCTGCTGCTGGTGAGGCACGGCGAGACGGCCTGGAGCGCGACCGGGCGGCACACCGGGCGCACCGACGTACCGCTGAACGCGCGCGGGGTCGAGGAGGCCATCTCGCTGGCCCCGTACTTCCAGGACCGCCACCCGGCCCTGGTGCTGACCAGCCCGCTGCGCCGGGCCGCCGCGACCGCCCGGCTGGCCGGGCTGAGCGGCGGCGTCACCGACCCCGACCTGTACGAATGGGACT harbors:
- a CDS encoding MerR family transcriptional regulator, with product MEPEPPQPPPAALATGAVARHLGVSPTTLRSWERRYALGPARREDGRHRRWTPGDVARLELMCRLTAQGVPPSEAARVARGTPAAAPAGPSGAATPGGPRALRLGDVRPECRGLARAAVRLDAPAVEDLLAATLAELGLLTAWEEVIAPTLHAVGRKWASAGERYVEVEHLLSWHVSSALRRIRPAPERLPAPPVLLACAPGEQHSLPMEALTAALGERALPVRMFGPALPSDALHEAVRRTGPRAVVLWAQSRTTADASLARSVAGIEWGPRGARGHSALLLAGPGWSAGSASASASAAPLPRTERLFGLRSGVAVIEAVAAGRFPSTAAGRGAPAAYGS
- a CDS encoding YoaK family protein; its protein translation is MNLGARPPRPPLTVLFLVLTGVTGLIEAVSLLALGPVFTAMQTGNVLFLAFGVAHAGPVPALAPAVSLTAFALGAVCGARLEAFTEDRGRRWFVTGLSAEAVLLLSAAAAGWGVAPRFGAPTGRQLVVSALLSLAMGMRNVTSLRVNLPGVPTTLVTRSMTAFLGGSAIGRDRAFGYGTVAWRRPVLSVASMFAGGLAGALLVRTGWAVGWLLLPAGVLVLAVALVHLSQPTLHTGSGGAAG
- a CDS encoding sigma-70 family RNA polymerase sigma factor; this translates as MDDQDDERPVASTEPGSGAPADTRVAAGFAAGDEECVAAVYRRWRPLVHALARRSLGDEREAEDVTQQVFLAAWRGRRGYRPGPGGFGAWLTGITRHKVADALEARTRRARAAEAAARVCAQARCEAEPGPERAVERVLVLGELARLPSAQQRVLRLAFYADLTQSQIADRTGLPPGTVKSHMRRALHVLRQSMETGPPQPLR
- a CDS encoding deoxyribodipyrimidine photo-lyase, with product MNVAVVLYTSDLRLHDHPPMRAALSSCGRVVPLFVRDPAVAAPPNRLAFLADCLADLDAGLRARGGRLVVRSGDTVAATAALVRQADADEVHMAAGVSTFAHAREERLRAALEAEGRRLYVHDAVITAVAPGAVLPAGRSDHFAVFTPYHRRWEQQPLRAAAPAPRAIRVPAAVSSEPLPERAAVPDTSPGLAPGGEHEARRLLAGWLRSGISRYAETHDDLAGDATSRLSPHLHFGTLSATEAVHRARAAGGPGADAFVRQLCWRDFHHQVLAARPGAAARDYRPRHDRWRTGPAADEEVQAWKDGRTGYPVVDAAMRQLAHEGWMHNRGRLLAASFLAKTLYVDWRVGARHFMDLLVDGDLANNQLNWQWVAGTGTDSRPNRVLNPVRQGLRYDPTGAYVHRWVPELAGLPAPRVHEPWRLEGLERARYDYPDPVVELADGLDRFRRGRSG